One Spodoptera frugiperda isolate SF20-4 chromosome 30, AGI-APGP_CSIRO_Sfru_2.0, whole genome shotgun sequence genomic window carries:
- the LOC118269908 gene encoding fibril-forming collagen alpha chain → MRWMKAACWALLVLPAACKELSEVPIREEIIQELPQAQDPDLINYDDYNPNFEDDENAVIGDRFREPSSTTPPYRRPTPAKTVRPTPKCVDIGRTWNEGENWKRDNCTLCQCHAGRVNCSTIPSCLTAAPSRPVLIGAAAQPTTPVRGHVGLQGDDGPPGPPGQPGVNGVPGAPGLPGPVGQMPDVNAYLAQLAASAGGDKGPPFDPYQYMQASVGTPGVRGIPGPQGPPGPQGFQGPRGEPGEPGLPGQQGPPGERGPQGLPGKDGSPGDDGEPGPAGAIGQTGPRGLPGVPGIQGLKGHRGFDGKDGAKGEQGLPGEKGPTGMPGPMGPAGPAGPVGARGERGREGPPGPPGVRGVDGAPGPQGLMGNVGKPGSPGFPGAPGLKGEQGVSGPKGSQGMQGPRGEAGRPGQPGEVGTPGIPGRDGIPGEKGVQGQPGASGPQGFPGPRGLPGVAGDAGLPGSKGMPGQPGERGQKGDSGIRGEPGAPGPRGLPGNMGPEGKRGKRGLRGPAGNVGPQGERGLQGVRGLPGADGPMGAKGQSGERGGVGLPGSKGSTGDPGRPGPQGLQGPRGTIGRPGMPGKTGPQGERGIPGADGRPGEQGSQGIQGPPGLMGGPGERGLQGEPGKDGEPGQAGPQGPKGDAGRDGGPGIQGPQGVAGPPGERGPSGPAGPTGFPGMPGAAGLPGSPGKEGEPGMAGPAGPPGPSGPRGERGFTGDRGQPGQPGSPGEKGEAGAQGPDGPPGPEGLRGSKGHPGSPGAMGLPGQRGLTGAPGEKGERGAAGPPGNDGQPGRQGEQGPQGPMGPVGPAGEPAERGEPGAPGIPGELGAPGSPGERGQPGPQGAPGLSGPPGLTGMPGLKGERGYAGAKGQQGSPGSPGVPGESGPRGLPGLAGAKGARGDHGPKGETGHVGLPGRPGDLGPPGPQGSTGPAGAPGIPGAKGATGDTGRPGPPGPVGLAGPQGPEGPKGERGSEGEQGLQGPSGPPGAAGERGPIGLPGVIGPAGPQGLRGAQGESGAPGKPGADGAPGTPGTPGLQGPPGPMGEPGPEGRPGKQGQPGISGRPGDKGPTGPPGAAGPAGPPGLQGPPGPSGPSGPTGERGPRGESGPPGVDGPQGPPGKVGPAGLDGTKGERGEPGIDGAKGHAGLPGLPGMIGAPGRTGERGLPGPMGPPGKDGEVGPRGTPGRDGSPGLQGPQGLPGGRGPQGEAGRHGAPGPAGPPGPPGPPGEGLAYDAAAIAAMLQQGSVKGPDPLGDDPNSLPPRFFKDDMTPAERKEVVMKAYERLKVSLDKFLKPDGSKEAPAKTCGDIKYHHPEFESGQYWIDPNGGDINDAIVVHCEMETGSSCVFPKPMQSQDITYDGKEHEPWLSEMDDGFTINYKADHTQLTYLQLMSSKAVQNVTFHCRNTIGYYDPTANNYRRGIKLLAYNDAEILPKANNRLRYKAVLDECQHKSSNWARTIVEYQTDKPARLPLLDVAVRDVGRPQQMFRVELGLACFS, encoded by the exons ATGCGGTGGATGAAGGCAGCTTGCTGGGCACTGCTGGTACTCCCAGCAGCTTGCAAGGAGTTGTCCGAGGTTCCGATCCGTGAGGAGATCATACAAGAACTGCCGCAGGCACAGGATCCCGATCTCATCAACTATGACGACTACAACCCTAATTTTGAAGATGATGAAAATG CTGTCATAGGCGACAGATTCCGTGAACCATCAAGCA CCACACCACCCTACCGAAGACCTACCCCGGCAAAAACGGTTAGAC CGACTCCCAAATGTGTGGACATTGGTCGAACGTGGAATGAGGGAGAGAACTGGAAGCGGGACAACTGCACCCTCTGCCAGTGCCACGCTGGACGTGTCAACTGCTCCACCATACCTTCCTGTCTTACTGCTG CTCCATCAAGGCCAGTACTAATCGGTGCGGCGGCTCAGCCAACGACGCCGGTGCGAGGACATGTCGGCTTGCAAGGAGACGATGGACCTCCCGGCCCGCCCGGACAGCCCGGCGTCAACGGAGTCCCTGGGGCCCCTGGCTTACCTGGACCCGTTGGACAAATGCCTGAT GTAAATGCATACTTGGCTCAACTGGCAGCTTCAGCTGGCGGTGACAAAGGACCTCCATTCGACCCATACCAGTACATGCAAGCTTCCGTCGGCACCCCGGGCGTCAGAGGCATACCCG GACCACAAGGCCCTCCCGGTCCACAAGGTTTCCAAGGTCCAAGAGGAGAGCCTGGAGAGCCAGGTCTTCCTGGACAACAAGGACCACCTGGCGAAAGAGGACCCCAAGGATTACCTGGAAAAGAT GGTTCACCTGGAGATGACGGAGAACCTGGACCTGCTGGTGCAATAGGCCAAACTGGACCTCGTGGTCTTCCAGGAGTGCCTGGAATTCAAGGTCTAAAAGGACATCGAGGTTTTGACGGCAAAGATGGCGCTAAGGGAGAACAAGGATTACCAGGAGAAAAAGGACCTACTGGCATGCCCGGTCCTATGGGCCCCGCTGGACCTGCG GGCCCAGTTGGTGCAAGAGGTGAAAGAGGTCGCGAAGGTCCTCCCGGTCCTCCAGGTGTACGAGGCGTTGATGGTGCTCCGGGACCACAAGGATTAATG GGCAACGTTGGCAAACCGGGTTCACCAGGATTCCCAGGTGCTccaggtttaaaaggtgaacAGGGTGTTTCTGGACCAAAAGGTAGCCAAGGAATGCAAGGACCTCGAGGCGAAGCAGGTCGTCCTGGCCAACCGGGTGAAGTGGGAACACCGGGTATACCTGGTCGTGATGGTATTCCGGGAGAGAAAGGTGTACAGGGCCAACCAGGGGCTTCAGGCCCACAAGGTTTCCCAGGACCCAGAGGATTGCCTGGAGTAGCGGGAGATGCAGGATTACCTGGATCAAAAGGAATGCCG gGTCAACCTGGTGAACGTGGCCAAAAAGGAGACAGTGGAATCAGAGGAGAACCTGGCGCTCCTGGACCACGCGGTCTACCTGGAAATATGGGTCCAGAGGGAAAACGAGGAAAGAGAGGTCTTAGAGGACCCGCTGGCAATGTAGGGCCTCAAGGTGAAAGAGGATTACAAGGTGTGAGAGGTCTACCTGGTGCAGATGGACCTATGGGTGCTAAAGGCCAATCTGGTGAAAGAGGTGGTGTTGGATTACCTGGATCTAAAGGAAGTACTGGTGACCCTGGTAGACCGGGACCGCAAGGACTGCAGGGACCAAGGGGAACTATCGGAAGACCTGGGATGCCCGGAAAAACTGGTCCTCAAGGTGAAAGAGGTATACCAGGAGCTGATGGCAGACCTGGAGAACAAGGATCTCAGGGTATTCAAGGTCCACCTGGATTAATGGGAGGGCCTGGTGAACGAGGGTTGCAA ggtgaaCCTGGTAAAGACGGTGAGCCTGGACAAGCTGGACCACAAGGACCGAAAGGTGACGCGGGTCGCGATGGTGGCCCTGGTATTCAAGGACCTCAGGGTGTCGCTGGACCTCCAGGAGAAAGAGGCCCCTCTGGACCTGCCGGACCTACTGGATTCCCT ggTATGCCGGGAGCAGCTGGTCTACCTGGTTCACCGGGTAAGGAAGGAGAGCCAGGCATGGCTGGCCCTGCCGGCCCACCAGGACCATCAGGTCCTCGTGGAGAGAGAGGTTTCACTGGCGATCGAGGACAACCCGGCCAGCCTGGAAGCCCAGGAGAAAAGGGAGAAGCTGGTGCTCAGGGTCCTGATGGACCTCCG ggtCCCGAAGGTCTGAGAGGTAGCAAGGGTCACCCAGGTTCTCCTGGTGCAATGGGTTTGCCTGGACAACGTGGTTTAACTGGGGCTCCCGGCGAAAAAGGAGAAAGAGGCGCTGCTGGACCACCTGGCAATGATGGACAACCAG GACGACAAGGAGAGCAGGGTCCTCAAGGTCCTATGGGTCCCGTTGGACCTGCTGGAGAACCTGCCGAGAGAGGAGAACCGGGAGCTCCTGGTATCCCTGGAGAATTAGGAGCCCCTGGTTCACCTGGAGAAAGAGGCCAGCCTGGACCACAGGGTGCCCCTGGTTTGTCGGGTCCACCTGGCCTTACTGGAATGCCTGGTCTGAAAGGCGAAAGAGGTTACGCTGGAGCTAAGGGTCAACAGGGATCGCCTGGAAGCCCAG GTGTACCTGGTGAGTCTGGACCACGTGGTCTACCAGGTCTAGCTGGGGCCAAAGGTGCTCGTGGAGACCATGGACCGAAAGGAGAAACAGGACATGTCGGTTTGCCTGGAAGGCCAGGAGATTTGGGACCACCG GGTCCTCAAGGAAGTACAGGCCCCGCAGGTGCCCCCGGTATACCTGGTGCTAAAGGAGCTACTGGTGACACTGGTCGCCCAGGACCTCCCGGCCCTGTAGGTTTGGCTGGACCTCAGGGACCTGAAGGACCTAAGGGTGAAAGAGGCAGCGAAGGTGAACAAGGTTTGCAAGGTCCAAGTGGTCCACCAGGAGCAGCTGGTGAGAGAGGACCTATTGGTTTACCTGGTGTCATTGGACCCGCTGGACCGCAAGGACTGCGAGGTGCTCAG GGTGAAAGTGGTGCCCCAGGCAAACCCGGTGCTGATGGTGCTCCTGGTACACCAGGAACTCCAGGATTACAAGGCCCTCCAGGCCCGATGGGCGAACCAGGTCCCGAAGGCCGTCCAGGCAAACAAGGACAACCGGGTATATCTGGACGACCAGGTGACAAAGGACCAACAGGACCTCCCGGCGCGGCAGGACCAGCTGGCCCACCAGGATTACAA ggacCACCAGGGCCTTCAGGACCTTCTGGACCAACCGGTGAACGTGGACCTAGAGGTGAAAGTGGACCTCCTGGAGTCGACGGACCTCAGGGACCTCCTGGCAAAGTTGGACCTGCCGGTCTTGATGGCACCAAAGGAGAACGAGGAGAACCTGGTATTGATGGAGCCAAGGGACACGCTGGCTTACCAGGTCTACCTGGAATGATTGGCGCTCCTGGAAGAACTGGAGAACGAGGTCTACCTGGACCAATGGGACCTCCTGGCAAAGATGGAGAAGTTGGACCACGAG GTACCCCTGGTCGTGATGGAAGCCCTGGTCTGCAAGGACCACAAGGTCTGCCTGGTGGTCGTGGACCTCAGGGAGAAGCTGGCAGGCATGGAGCACCTGGACCTGCTGGACCACCCGGACCTCCTGGCCCACCTGGAGAGGGACTGGCATATGATGCTGCTGCTATAGCTGCTATGTTACAACAAG GTTCAGTGAAAGGTCCCGACCCATTAGGTGATGACCCCAACTCTCTACCTCCTCGCTTCTTCAAGGACGACATGACACCGGCTGAACGTAAAGAGGTTGTGATGAAAGCCTATGAAAGACTGAAGGTGTCTCTCGACAAATTCCTTAAACCTGACGGCTCGAAGGAGGCACCAGCTAAGACCTGCGGAGATATTAAATACCATCACCCTGAGTTTGAAAGCG GCCAATATTGGATAGACCCTAACGGAGGTGACATAAACGATGCCATCGTGGTCCACTGCGAGATGGAGACCGGCAGCAGCTGCGTCTTCCCGAAACCGATGCAGTCCCAGGACATCACGTACGACGGCAAGGAACACGAGCCATGGCTGAGTGAGATGGATGATGGATTCACG ATTAACTACAAGGCCGACCACACGCAGCTGACGTACCTCCAGCTGATGTCCTCGAAGGCTGTCCAGAACGTGACGTTCCACTGCCGCAACACCATCGGCTACTACGACCCCACGGCCAACAACTACCGCCGCGGCATCAAACTGCTGGCTTACAACGATGCTGAGATCCTGCCCAAAGCCAACAACCGTTTGAGATACAAGGCCGTCTTGGATGAATGCCAG cACAAGAGCTCAAACTGGGCGCGCACTATCGTTGAGTACCAAACGGACAAACCAGCTCGTCTGCCACTCCTGGATGTAGCTGTTCGTGACGTCGGCAGACCACAACAGATGTTCAGGGTCGAACTGGGATTAGCTTGCTTCAGCTAA
- the LOC118269909 gene encoding uncharacterized protein LOC118269909, producing the protein MKAVIGIVMLTLGVVSPDMAGECDMASFYTELGCTPVARADGGLCPESFTCPDLHPDPTKCYYKGVAYADKSPIPQPLISNPCSQACSCSVFSGEPQFSCAAVDCVETFDNDMQQQCIYTYEVDSCCSTGTVCGKDAIAQLKTCEVDGKTYREGETYQPKDTRKTCVCTADYNATDNSSNCRDINCGIEIHYQSDLLRNCAPVFPGNMRGCPIGFECQSPKTKVVRGLNIKNLTASCVFGNSTLIVGDEVTVEDTCTKCTCTVPPFVTCTRKNTCDSS; encoded by the exons ATGAAGGCCGTCATTGGTATTGTGATGCTca CACTGGGAGTAGTGTCACCGGACATGGCTGGTGAATGTGACATGGCCAGCTTCTACACAGAGTTGGGATGCACACCGGTGGCCCGGGCTGACGGCGGGCTCTGTCCTGAGTCCTTCACCTGCCCGGACCTGCATCCTGATCCCACCAAATGTTATTACAA AGGCGTGGCGTATGCTGACAAATCTCCGATTCCTCAGCCCCTGATCAGCAACCCTTGCTCGCAAGCCTGTAGCTGCAGCGTGTTCTCCGGAGAGCCGCAGTTCAGCTGCGCGGCCGTGGACTGCGTGGAGACCTTCGACAATGACATGCAGCAGCAATGCATCTACACTTACGAAGTAGACTCCTGCTGCAGTACTGGCACTGTTTGTG GTAAAGACGCAATAGCTCAGCTGAAGACCTGCGAAGTCGACGGCAAGACATACCGCGAGGGTGAGACGTACCAGCCCAAGGACACACGCAAGACTTGTGTGTGCACTGCGGACTACAACGCAACTGACAACTCCTCCAACTGCCGGGACATCAACTGCGGTATCGAGATCCACTACCAGTCCGATCTACTTCGGAACTGCGCCCCAGTGTTCCCTGGTAACATGCGCGGATGTCCTATCGGATTTGAGTGTC AAAGTCCAAAGACCAAGGTGGTCCGTGGTCTCAACATAAAGAACCTGACGGCCTCCTGCGTGTTCGGCAACTCGACCCTGATCGTGGGAGACGAGGTGACGGTTGAGGACACCTGCACTAAATGCACCTGCACTGTCCCACCCTTCGTTACTTGCACCAGGAAGAACACTTGTGACTCTTCGTAA
- the LOC118269595 gene encoding uncharacterized protein LOC118269595 isoform X1 — protein MADRRYYGWGAPPPPPHGFPPPPGHPGHPAHMYPPGAAGVVFYPMHPAYFYPYPGGEMPPPPDGGEVTVVDNAEPELPGETVELPWSTYRWVPACLSQRSIPPGALRVGTDVDGDEIYAGRAPHEGDILPAKVIPNKNACYVCWGGEEIVKDQFEVLVPAMFSWQFSTGGEVPPGAVAAGVTADGEKLYYGRVTHDGCTTPGKIQPSHGTCYYPFDGEERSSAEYEVLVLM, from the exons ATGGCAG ATCGGCGCTATTATGGTTGGGGTGCCCCGCCACCACCGCCACACGGTTTCCCTCCCCCTCCCGGCCATCCAGGCCATCCCGCACACATGTACCCCCCTGGGGCAGCCGGAGTAGTCTTCTACCCCATGCACCCTGCCTACTTCTATCCCTACCCTGGAGGAGAAATGCCACCCCCTCCCGATGGCGGTGAAGTCACTGTGGTCGATAACGCAGAGCCGGAATTGCCCGGGGAAACTGTCGAGTTGCCGTGGA GTACATACCGTTGGGTCCCAGCATGCTTGAGCCAGCGCTCCATCCCACCCGGCGCGCTGCGCGTGGGCACTGACGTGGATGGTGACGAGATCTACGCCGGCAGAGCCCCACATGAGGGTGACATCCTTCCCGCAAAGGTCATCCCCAACAAGAACGCTTGCTACGTCTGCTGGGGTGGCGAGGAAATCGTCAAAGACCAATTTGAG GTGCTGGTCCCCGCGATGTTCTCCTGGCAGTTCTCGACTGGTGGGGAGGTTCCCCCCGGCGCAGTAGCCGCAGGAGTCACTGCTGACGGAGAGAAGCTGTACTACGGCAGAGTCACACACGACGGGTGCACCACGCCTGGCAAG ATCCAGCCAAGCCACGGCACATGCTACTATCCCTTCGATGGTGAAGAAAGGAGCTCAGCAGAATACGAAGTCCTCGTACTCATGTGA
- the LOC118269595 gene encoding uncharacterized protein LOC118269595 isoform X2: MAGTYRWVPACLSQRSIPPGALRVGTDVDGDEIYAGRAPHEGDILPAKVIPNKNACYVCWGGEEIVKDQFEVLVPAMFSWQFSTGGEVPPGAVAAGVTADGEKLYYGRVTHDGCTTPGKIQPSHGTCYYPFDGEERSSAEYEVLVLM, encoded by the exons ATGGCAG GTACATACCGTTGGGTCCCAGCATGCTTGAGCCAGCGCTCCATCCCACCCGGCGCGCTGCGCGTGGGCACTGACGTGGATGGTGACGAGATCTACGCCGGCAGAGCCCCACATGAGGGTGACATCCTTCCCGCAAAGGTCATCCCCAACAAGAACGCTTGCTACGTCTGCTGGGGTGGCGAGGAAATCGTCAAAGACCAATTTGAG GTGCTGGTCCCCGCGATGTTCTCCTGGCAGTTCTCGACTGGTGGGGAGGTTCCCCCCGGCGCAGTAGCCGCAGGAGTCACTGCTGACGGAGAGAAGCTGTACTACGGCAGAGTCACACACGACGGGTGCACCACGCCTGGCAAG ATCCAGCCAAGCCACGGCACATGCTACTATCCCTTCGATGGTGAAGAAAGGAGCTCAGCAGAATACGAAGTCCTCGTACTCATGTGA